A window from Candidatus Binatia bacterium encodes these proteins:
- a CDS encoding ThuA domain-containing protein: MRKAGPWSSIVALTGIAVLAAAFALVPAPGTSAAPVRAKPVVDGCDTPLRGAGRPSGKAILRPGGKACERAAAGEPLRVLVFSRTTGFRHPSIDDAVAFFSSLPEREGIAATLTEDPTAFTDESLARFDVVAFVNTTGDVLDEQQQAALERFVRSGRGWVGVHSAADTEYQWNWYGQLVGAYFISHPLLPVEVEVTTEDPDHPSTDHLPARFLFTDEIYNFDRNPRQDNAILLTIDESGFIYPNFPDTPSMGADHPIAWYKEFDGGRSFYTNLGHRPESWSDPLFQKHLLDGIRWAAGPPSWNAIPVSRVARNPMTMAVAPDGRVFYVERTGEVWVWNPANGRTTLSASLDVSLQGENGLLGIALDPDFAREPWMYLFYAQDDFQPEEGVDYDALPYEGPLGENVLARFRVQADGTLDLASQQVLLRTPSERLGGHEGGQITFLPDKTLVLSVGDNTNPFGDAEGYAPLDNRPDRDRYDARRTSQNPFDLRGKLLRLNRDGSIPPGNLFPPDGSQGRPEIYVMGTRNPFRSAADPRTGRLYFGDIGPDAPVEGPRGPRGYDEINVVDGPGNYGWPFCIGPNLPYNAYDYLTGVAGEPYSCDGFVPAALAYDYVTVSELALGNAIPEPGRVTGRSAMAGVVARRPPGKAPYFLPQRYEGDLLMTEWTRDLIAAVSVDANGKLERVRRVAPFIPLRRPIDLEIAPDGALMILEYGTGFGGDNEDAQLVRLEYSETGDLTPVARATASQVAGVAPLTVRFTSEGSRAPGAGGVIRSWEWDLDGDGVTDHSGPELEHTFTENGLHYVSLVVTDGKGRRSFPDVVEIALGNEPPTVIIEEPKPGTKVRDGETVVLRGRAVDREDGEVPCDQMVWTVFLGHNAHAHPSQAFLRCEARFQASIPADHATAGELFLLVELTYEDKGGPNGERPQTSSAQLRLEIER; this comes from the coding sequence ATGCGCAAAGCCGGTCCCTGGTCCTCGATCGTCGCCCTCACGGGCATCGCCGTCCTTGCCGCCGCGTTCGCGCTCGTGCCCGCGCCCGGAACGTCCGCCGCGCCGGTGCGCGCGAAGCCCGTCGTCGACGGCTGCGACACGCCGCTGCGCGGCGCCGGCCGACCGTCGGGCAAGGCGATCCTGCGTCCCGGCGGCAAGGCGTGCGAGCGCGCGGCCGCGGGCGAGCCGCTGCGCGTGCTGGTGTTCTCGCGCACGACGGGCTTCCGCCATCCGTCGATCGACGACGCCGTCGCCTTCTTCTCGAGCTTGCCCGAGCGCGAGGGCATCGCCGCGACGCTGACCGAGGATCCGACCGCGTTCACCGACGAGTCGCTCGCCCGGTTCGACGTCGTCGCGTTCGTCAATACCACGGGCGACGTCCTCGACGAGCAGCAGCAGGCGGCGCTCGAGCGCTTCGTTCGCTCCGGCCGCGGCTGGGTCGGCGTGCACTCCGCGGCCGACACCGAGTACCAGTGGAACTGGTACGGGCAGCTCGTCGGCGCCTACTTCATCAGCCACCCGCTGCTGCCGGTCGAGGTCGAGGTGACGACCGAGGATCCGGATCACCCATCGACCGACCATCTGCCGGCGCGCTTCCTCTTCACCGACGAGATCTACAACTTCGACCGCAACCCGCGGCAGGACAACGCGATCCTGCTCACCATCGACGAGTCGGGGTTCATCTACCCGAACTTCCCCGACACGCCGTCGATGGGCGCGGACCATCCGATCGCCTGGTACAAGGAGTTCGACGGCGGGCGCTCGTTCTACACCAACCTCGGACACCGTCCCGAGTCGTGGAGCGATCCGCTGTTCCAGAAGCATTTGCTTGACGGCATCCGCTGGGCCGCGGGGCCGCCGTCGTGGAACGCGATCCCGGTGTCGCGCGTCGCGCGCAACCCGATGACGATGGCGGTCGCGCCGGACGGACGCGTGTTCTACGTCGAGCGCACCGGCGAGGTCTGGGTGTGGAACCCGGCCAACGGACGCACGACGCTGTCGGCGAGCCTCGACGTCTCGCTGCAGGGCGAGAACGGGCTCCTCGGCATCGCGCTCGACCCGGACTTCGCGCGCGAGCCGTGGATGTACCTCTTCTACGCGCAGGACGACTTCCAGCCCGAGGAGGGCGTCGACTACGACGCGCTGCCCTACGAGGGTCCGCTCGGCGAGAACGTGCTCGCGCGCTTCCGCGTGCAGGCCGACGGCACGCTCGACCTCGCCTCGCAGCAGGTGCTGCTGCGCACGCCGAGCGAGCGTCTCGGCGGCCACGAGGGCGGGCAGATCACGTTCCTGCCCGACAAGACGCTGGTCCTGTCGGTCGGCGACAACACCAATCCGTTCGGCGACGCGGAGGGCTACGCGCCGCTCGACAACCGTCCCGATCGCGACCGCTACGACGCGCGCCGCACCTCGCAGAACCCGTTCGACCTGCGCGGCAAGCTCTTGCGCTTGAACCGCGACGGCTCGATCCCGCCGGGCAACCTGTTCCCGCCCGACGGCTCGCAGGGACGCCCCGAGATCTACGTGATGGGCACGCGCAACCCGTTCCGCAGCGCCGCCGACCCGCGCACCGGGCGCCTCTACTTCGGCGACATCGGACCCGACGCCCCGGTCGAGGGGCCGCGCGGACCGCGCGGCTACGACGAGATCAACGTCGTCGACGGTCCCGGCAACTACGGCTGGCCGTTCTGCATCGGCCCGAACCTCCCCTACAACGCGTACGACTACCTCACCGGCGTCGCGGGCGAGCCGTACTCGTGCGACGGATTCGTTCCCGCGGCGCTCGCCTACGACTACGTGACCGTGAGCGAGCTCGCGCTCGGCAACGCGATCCCCGAGCCCGGACGGGTGACCGGCCGCTCGGCGATGGCGGGCGTGGTCGCGCGTCGTCCGCCGGGCAAGGCTCCGTACTTCCTGCCGCAGCGCTACGAGGGCGATCTGCTGATGACCGAGTGGACGCGCGATCTGATCGCCGCGGTGTCGGTCGATGCGAACGGCAAGCTCGAGCGCGTGCGCCGGGTCGCGCCGTTCATCCCGCTGCGCCGGCCGATCGACCTCGAGATCGCGCCCGACGGCGCGCTCATGATCCTCGAGTACGGCACCGGCTTCGGCGGCGACAACGAGGACGCGCAGCTCGTGCGCCTCGAGTACTCGGAGACGGGTGATCTGACGCCGGTCGCGCGCGCGACCGCGTCGCAGGTCGCGGGCGTCGCGCCGCTCACCGTGCGCTTCACGTCGGAGGGCTCACGCGCGCCCGGCGCGGGCGGCGTCATCCGCTCGTGGGAGTGGGACCTCGACGGCGACGGCGTCACCGACCACAGCGGACCCGAGCTCGAGCACACCTTCACCGAGAACGGGCTCCACTACGTGAGCCTCGTCGTCACCGACGGCAAGGGCCGCCGCAGCTTCCCGGACGTCGTCGAGATCGCGCTCGGCAACGAGCCGCCGACGGTGATCATCGAGGAGCCGAAGCCCGGCACGAAGGTGCGCGACGGCGAAACGGTCGTGCTGCGCGGACGCGCCGTCGACCGCGAGGACGGCGAGGTGCCGTGCGACCAGATGGTGTGGACCGTGTTCCTCGGCCACAACGCGCACGCCCACCCGAGCCAGGCGTTCCTGCGCTGCGAGGCGCGCTTCCAGGCGTCGATCCCCGCCGACCACGCGACCGCCGGCGAGCTCTTCCTGCTGGTCGAGCTGACCTACGAGGACAAGGGCGGGCCGAACGGCGAGCGCCCGCAGACGAGCTCGGCGCAGCTGCGTCTCGAGATCGAGCGCTGA
- a CDS encoding 5-formyltetrahydrofolate cyclo-ligase — MVRRHDHDAGGPRELLEAKAALREQMWRNLSAPGIARFPRPEGRIPNFVGAEAAAERLRATPIWQAAQTIKANPDSPQLPVRERALADGKIVYMAVPRLAAEKPFFLLDPEKLRAAPRAAASIKGAARLGRPVDVSELSPVDLVVTGCVAVGRDGRRLGKGGGFSDLELAIAAEAGLIGARTRIVTTVHDAQVLPAGVIPVTEHDFPLDLIVTPTELIRVPRSRRRPRIVWRELTPEKIAAIPLLSRLHPEL; from the coding sequence ATGGTGCGCCGACACGACCACGACGCCGGCGGGCCGCGCGAGCTGCTCGAGGCGAAGGCGGCGCTCCGCGAGCAGATGTGGCGCAATCTCTCCGCGCCCGGCATCGCGCGCTTCCCGCGCCCGGAGGGCCGCATCCCGAACTTCGTCGGCGCGGAGGCCGCGGCCGAGCGTCTGCGCGCGACGCCGATCTGGCAGGCGGCGCAGACCATCAAGGCGAATCCGGACTCGCCGCAGCTTCCGGTGCGCGAGCGCGCGCTCGCCGACGGCAAGATCGTCTACATGGCGGTGCCGCGGCTCGCGGCGGAGAAGCCGTTCTTCCTGCTCGATCCCGAGAAGCTGCGCGCGGCGCCGCGCGCGGCGGCGTCGATCAAGGGCGCGGCGCGCCTCGGCCGTCCGGTCGACGTTTCCGAGCTGTCGCCGGTCGACCTCGTGGTCACGGGCTGCGTCGCGGTCGGACGCGACGGGCGGCGTCTCGGCAAGGGCGGCGGCTTCAGCGACCTCGAGCTGGCGATCGCCGCCGAGGCCGGTCTGATCGGCGCGCGCACGCGCATCGTCACCACCGTGCACGACGCGCAGGTGCTGCCGGCGGGCGTCATCCCGGTGACCGAGCACGACTTCCCGCTCGATCTCATCGTGACGCCGACCGAGCTGATCCGCGTGCCGCGCTCGCGGCGTCGGCCGCGCATCGTGTGGCGCGAGCTCACGCCGGAGAAGATCGCGGCGATCCCGCTGCTCTCGCGCCTGCACCCCGAGCTGTAG
- a CDS encoding phage holin family protein — protein MHPNEEQRSLGQLFSDLTRESSELVRKEIELARLELMESVAELKSGVTSLVIALPLMWGGFLVLLFAAVLGLDQALHRMWLSALIVGGVVLVLGAIALLVGRGRLKKVDVTPERTVASLREDKEMVQRHVRAGAH, from the coding sequence TTGCATCCGAACGAAGAGCAGCGCTCGCTGGGACAGCTCTTCTCCGACTTGACGCGCGAGAGCTCGGAGCTCGTCCGCAAGGAGATCGAGCTTGCGCGCCTCGAGCTCATGGAGAGCGTCGCGGAGCTCAAGAGCGGCGTGACGAGCTTGGTGATCGCCCTGCCGCTGATGTGGGGCGGCTTCCTGGTGCTGCTGTTCGCGGCGGTGCTCGGTCTCGACCAGGCGCTGCACCGGATGTGGCTCTCGGCCCTCATCGTCGGTGGGGTGGTTCTCGTGCTCGGGGCGATCGCGCTGCTGGTCGGACGCGGCCGGCTGAAGAAGGTCGACGTCACGCCCGAGCGCACCGTCGCCTCGCTGCGCGAGGACAAGGAAATGGTTCAGCGCCACGTGCGCGCCGGCGCGCACTAG